One window of the Vigna radiata var. radiata cultivar VC1973A chromosome 1, Vradiata_ver6, whole genome shotgun sequence genome contains the following:
- the LOC106759070 gene encoding protein NEN4: protein MGFSYSCNDHAPEIVFFDLETTVPKRVGDRFWVLEFGAIVVTPHKLNEVESYTTLIKPKDLSVVALKSSRSDGITRKAVENAPSFEDVADRIFGILNGRVWAGHNIQRFDCLRIKEAFDYINRPPPLPVGIIDSLRVLTEKFGRRAGNMKMASLASYFGIGQQKHRSLDDVRMNLEVVKHCATVLFLESSLPNMFESKWYESPSIMTRSRSNGKSPWKEETSRKSPPTTLGNRRTVPYARGSLGKVTERVKGLLCKAQGQPPLQQLLKHSHSLLR from the exons ATGGGTTTCTCTTATTCATGCAACGACCATGCACCCGAgattgttttctttgatttggaAACTACAGTGCCCAAAAGAGTTGGAGATCGTTTCTGGGTGCTTGAGTTTGGTGCTATTGTAGTTACTCCTCACAAACTCAACGAGGTTGAGAGCTACACCACCCTCATAAAACCCAAAGACTTGTCTGTAGTAGCACTGAAATCTAGCAGAAGTGATGGAATAACACGTAAAGCTGTTGAAAATGCACCATCTTTTGAAGATGTTGCAGACAGAATATTCGGTATCTTAAATGGAAGGGTGTGGGCGGGGCATAACATCCAGAGATTTGACTGTCTACGGATCAAAGAGGCCTTTGATTATATCAATAGGCCACCACCTTTACCTGTTGGAATCATTGATTCTTTGAGGGTCCTAACTGAGAAGTTTGGAAGAAGAGCTGGTAATATGAAG ATGGCATCATTGGCTTCTTATTTTGGTATTGGCCAACAAAAGCACAG GAGCCTGGATGATGTTCGCATGAACTTGGAGGTGGTTAAGCATTGTGCAACGGTGTTGTTTCTG GAATCTAGTCTACCAAACATGTTTGAAAGCAAATGGTATGAATCACCCAGCATTATGACGCGAAGCAGAAGCAATGGGAAATCACCCTGGAAGGAAGAGACTAGTAGAAAATCTCCCCCTACTACATTAGGGAATCGGAGGACTGTCCCCTATGCTAGGGGAAGTTTGGGAAag GTGACTGAAAGAGTGAAGGGCTTGTTGTGTAAAGCACAAGGGCAACCACCACTTCAACAACTTCTCAAGCATTCTCATTCATTACTACGGTGA
- the LOC106775438 gene encoding bifunctional aspartate aminotransferase and glutamate/aspartate-prephenate aminotransferase, which produces MANTLHNGAKCRIPLKNQSLSISRHVSGSLSFLPKTRVGKQSNTFSIKASQADLPVDPSISPRVNAVKPSKTVAISDLATSLVQAGVPVIRLAAGEPDFDTPAPIAEAGINAIREGYTRYTPNAGTMELRQAICHKLKEENGITYTPDQVVVSNGAKQSLAQAVLAVCSPGDEVIIPAPFWVSYPEMARLADATPVILPTSISDNFLLDPKLLESKITERSRLLILCSPSNPTGSVYPKGLLEKIAQIVAKHPRLLVLSDEIYEHIIYAPTTHTSFASLPGMWDRTLTVNGFSKAFAMTGWRLGYIAGPKHFVAACGKIQSQFTSGASSIAQKAAVAALGLGYAGGEAVSTMVKAFRERRDFLVKSFREIDGVKISEPQGAFYLFIDFSFYYGREAEGFGKIEDSESLCRYLLDVGQVALVPGSAFGDDTCIRISYAESLTTLQAAVERIKKALIPLSSAALV; this is translated from the exons ATGGCCAACACTCTACATAACGGTGCCAAATGCAGAATCCCTTTGAAGAACCAATCCCTGTCGATCTCTCGCCACGTTTCCGGATCCCTCTCTTTCCTTCCCAA AACACGTGTCGGAAAACAATCAAACACCTTCTCCATCAAGGCTTCGCAAGCTGACTTACCCGTTGACCCTTCCATCAGTCCACGTGTCAATGCCGTCAAGCCTTCCAAAACAGTCGCCATCAGCGACCTCGCCACCTCCCTCGTCCAAGCCGGCGTACCCGTCATTCGACTCGCCGCCGGGGAGCCTGATTTCGACACGCCCGCTCCCATCGCGGAG GCTGGGATCAATGCAATTCGGGAAGGTTACACGAGGTACACTCCCAATGCCGGAACCATGGAACTGCGTCAAGCGATTTGTCATAAGCTAAAag AGGAGAATGGGATTACTTATACTCCTGATCAGGTTGTGGTTAGTAATGGAGCCAAACAGAGTCTTGCTCAGGCAGTACTTGCAGTTTGCTCCCCTGGAGATGAG GTCATTATTCCAGCTCCATTCTGGGTTAGTTACCCAGAAATGGCAAGGTTGGCTGATGCAACACCTGTGATTCTTCCAACATCAATATCTGATAATTTCCTCTTAGATCCCAAACTTCTTGAATCCAAAATAACTGAAAGATCGAGACTGCTCATTCTTTGCTCTCCATCTAACCCAACTGGATCTGTCTACCCTAAGGGATTACTTGAAAAGATAGCCCAGATTGTTGCGAAGCACCCTAGGCTTCTG GTTCTCTCGGATGAAATTTATGAACACATAATTTATGCCCCAACAACTCACACTAGCTTTGCATCTTTACCGGGAATGTGGGACAGAACCCTAACTGTAAATGGATTTTCTAAG GCCTTTGCAATGACGGGTTGGCGGCTTGGATATATTGCTGGTCCAAAACATTTTGTTGCTGCATGTGGAAAGATCCAAAGTCAG TTCACTTCAGGGGCCAGTAGTATTGCCCAGAAAGCTGCAGTTGCTGCGTTAGGACTAGGTTATGCTGGTGGGGAAGCAGTTTCTACCATGGTTAAAGCATTTAGGGAGCGAAGGGATTTCTTGGTAAAAAGTTTTAGAGAAATAGATGGTGTCAAGATATCCGAACCCCAG GGAGCATTCTATTTATTCATTGATTTCAGCTTCTATTATGGAAGAGAAGCTGAAGGATTCGGTAAAATTGAGGATTCTGAGTCCCTCTGTCGATACTTACTGGATGTTGGCCAG GTAGCCTTGGTTCCAGGGAGTGCATTTGGAGATGATACTTGCATCCGCATCTCTTATGCAGAATCCCTTACTACCCTACAGGCAGCTGTAGAAAGAATTAAGAAGGCACTCATCCCTCTAAGCTCTGCTGCACTTGTTTAA
- the LOC106766788 gene encoding L-ascorbate oxidase isoform X1 produces the protein MVELRFSSKAIPTTLLLLCFFLFHNAEARNRHYKWNVKYEYRSPDCFKKLVITINGNTPGPTIQAQEGDTVVVQVNNTLLTENLSIHWHGIRQIGTPWFDGTEGVTQCPILPGDTFVYRFVVDRVSYHVNSLSSWFLKSDLVESLMLQPGTYLYHAHYGMQREAGLYGLIRVAARDPEPFTYDFDRSIILNDWYHKSTYEQAAGLSSIPFQWVGEPESLLIHGKGRFNCSQSPSLKTDVCDMSKCSPFVQTVIPGKTYRLRIGSLTALSALSFQIEGHNMTVVEADGHYVEPFVVKNLFIYSGETYSVLVKTDQDPSRNYWITSNVVSRNRTTPAGLGIFNYYPNHPKRSPPTVPPSPPAWDDVEPRLAQSLAIKARQGYIQKPPTTSDRVIVLLNTQNNISEYRHWSVNNVSFTLPHTPYLIALKENITNAFDPTPPSDGHEFANYDIFNVSPNANATSSNGIYRLKFNTTVDLILQNANTMNKNNSETHPWHLHGHDFWVLGYGKGKFDANNDTKKYNLENPIMKNTVPVHPFGWTALRFRSDNPGVWAFHCHIESHFYMGMGVVFEEGIERVGKLPSSIMGCGQTKSFHRP, from the exons ATGGTTGAGCTTCGGTTCAGCTCAAAGGCTATTCCAACAACGTTGTTGCTTCTGTGTTTCTTCCTCTTCCATAATGCAGAGGCCAGAAATAGACATTACAAATGGAATGTGAAGTATGAGTATAGGTCCCCAGATTGCTTTAAGAAGCTGGTTATCACAATCAATGGAAACACTCCAGGACCCACCATCCAGGCTCAGGAGGGTGACACGGTTGTTGTTCAAGTTAACAACACTTTGCTCACAGAAAACCTTTCCATCCACTGGCATGGGATCAGACAG ATTGGAACTCCTTGGTTTGATGGAACAGAAGGTGTAACTCAATGTCCGATATTGCCTGGCGACACATTTGTTTATCGGTTTGTTGTAGACAGGGTAAGTTATCATGTTAATTCCTTATCTTCATGGTTCTTAAAATCTGATTTGGTCGAATCTCTTATGTTACAGCCTGGTACATATCTTTACCATGCTCACTACGGAATGCAAAGGGAAGCGGGGCTATATGGACTGATTCGTGTGGCAGCCCGTGACCCTGAACCCTTTACCTATGACTTTGACAGAAGCATTATTCTGAACGATTGGTACCACAAGAGCACTTACGAACAAGCTGCTGGACTGTCTTCAATTCCATTCCAATGGGTGGGAGAACCTGAG TCACTTCTGATTCATGGAAAAGGAAGATTCAACTGCTCCCAATCTCCAAGCTTGAAAACAGATGTTTGTGACATGTCAAAATGTTCTCCCTTTGTACAAACGGTGATCCCAGGGAAAACATACCGACTCAGAATTGGCAGCTTGACTGCTTTATCTGCACTTAGTTTCCAAATAGAG GGCCATAATATGACGGTGGTTGAAGCAGATGGTCACTATGTTGAACCGTTTGTGGTGAAAAACCTCTTCATATACTCTGGTGAGACATACTCAGTTCTGGTGAAAACGGATCAAGACCCATCAAGGAACTATTGGATCACTTCAAACGTGGTAAGCAGAAACAGAACCACCCCAGCAGGGTTGGGCATTTTCAACTACTACCCCAACCACCCAAAACGGTCCCCTCCAACGGTTCCACCTTCCCCTCCTGCATGGGACGACGTTGAGCCAAGGCTGGCACAAAGCCTCGCCATCAAGGCACGCCAAGGGTACATTCAAAAGCCACCCACAACCTCGGATAGAGTCATAGTGCTCCTGAACACACAGAACAACATAAGCGAGTACAGACACTGGTCTGTGAACAATGTCTCTTTCACACTCCCTCACACCCCTTATCTCATTGCCCTCAAAGAGAACATAACTAACGCATTTGACCCCACTCCTCCCTCTGACGGTCATGAATTTGCCAACTACGACATTTTCAATGTGTCCCCAAACGCGAATGCCACTTCTAGCAACGGCATTTACAGGCTGAAGTTCAACACAACGGTGGATCTCATACTTCAAAATGCCAACACcatgaacaaaaacaacagcGAGACGCATCCCTGGCACCTTCACGGGCACGACTTTTGGGTTCTTGGGTATGGGAAGGGAAAGTTTGACGCCAACAATGATACGAAAAAGTATAATTTGGAGAATCCCATAATGAAGAATACGGTTCCGGTTCACCCCTTTGGTTGGACAGCGCTGAGGTTTAGGTCGGATAACCCTGGCGTGTGGGCTTTCCATTGCCATATTGAGTCTCACTTCTACATGGGCATGGGAGTGGTTTTTGAAGAAGGAATTGAAAGGGTTGGGAAGCTCCCTTCATCCATCATGGGTTGCGGTCAAACTAAAAGTTTTCATAGGCCATAA
- the LOC106766788 gene encoding L-ascorbate oxidase isoform X2, whose amino-acid sequence MVELRFSSKAIPTTLLLLCFFLFHNAEARNRHYKWNVKYEYRSPDCFKKLVITINGNTPGPTIQAQEGDTVVVQVNNTLLTENLSIHWHGIRQIGTPWFDGTEGVTQCPILPGDTFVYRFVVDRPGTYLYHAHYGMQREAGLYGLIRVAARDPEPFTYDFDRSIILNDWYHKSTYEQAAGLSSIPFQWVGEPESLLIHGKGRFNCSQSPSLKTDVCDMSKCSPFVQTVIPGKTYRLRIGSLTALSALSFQIEGHNMTVVEADGHYVEPFVVKNLFIYSGETYSVLVKTDQDPSRNYWITSNVVSRNRTTPAGLGIFNYYPNHPKRSPPTVPPSPPAWDDVEPRLAQSLAIKARQGYIQKPPTTSDRVIVLLNTQNNISEYRHWSVNNVSFTLPHTPYLIALKENITNAFDPTPPSDGHEFANYDIFNVSPNANATSSNGIYRLKFNTTVDLILQNANTMNKNNSETHPWHLHGHDFWVLGYGKGKFDANNDTKKYNLENPIMKNTVPVHPFGWTALRFRSDNPGVWAFHCHIESHFYMGMGVVFEEGIERVGKLPSSIMGCGQTKSFHRP is encoded by the exons ATGGTTGAGCTTCGGTTCAGCTCAAAGGCTATTCCAACAACGTTGTTGCTTCTGTGTTTCTTCCTCTTCCATAATGCAGAGGCCAGAAATAGACATTACAAATGGAATGTGAAGTATGAGTATAGGTCCCCAGATTGCTTTAAGAAGCTGGTTATCACAATCAATGGAAACACTCCAGGACCCACCATCCAGGCTCAGGAGGGTGACACGGTTGTTGTTCAAGTTAACAACACTTTGCTCACAGAAAACCTTTCCATCCACTGGCATGGGATCAGACAG ATTGGAACTCCTTGGTTTGATGGAACAGAAGGTGTAACTCAATGTCCGATATTGCCTGGCGACACATTTGTTTATCGGTTTGTTGTAGACAGG CCTGGTACATATCTTTACCATGCTCACTACGGAATGCAAAGGGAAGCGGGGCTATATGGACTGATTCGTGTGGCAGCCCGTGACCCTGAACCCTTTACCTATGACTTTGACAGAAGCATTATTCTGAACGATTGGTACCACAAGAGCACTTACGAACAAGCTGCTGGACTGTCTTCAATTCCATTCCAATGGGTGGGAGAACCTGAG TCACTTCTGATTCATGGAAAAGGAAGATTCAACTGCTCCCAATCTCCAAGCTTGAAAACAGATGTTTGTGACATGTCAAAATGTTCTCCCTTTGTACAAACGGTGATCCCAGGGAAAACATACCGACTCAGAATTGGCAGCTTGACTGCTTTATCTGCACTTAGTTTCCAAATAGAG GGCCATAATATGACGGTGGTTGAAGCAGATGGTCACTATGTTGAACCGTTTGTGGTGAAAAACCTCTTCATATACTCTGGTGAGACATACTCAGTTCTGGTGAAAACGGATCAAGACCCATCAAGGAACTATTGGATCACTTCAAACGTGGTAAGCAGAAACAGAACCACCCCAGCAGGGTTGGGCATTTTCAACTACTACCCCAACCACCCAAAACGGTCCCCTCCAACGGTTCCACCTTCCCCTCCTGCATGGGACGACGTTGAGCCAAGGCTGGCACAAAGCCTCGCCATCAAGGCACGCCAAGGGTACATTCAAAAGCCACCCACAACCTCGGATAGAGTCATAGTGCTCCTGAACACACAGAACAACATAAGCGAGTACAGACACTGGTCTGTGAACAATGTCTCTTTCACACTCCCTCACACCCCTTATCTCATTGCCCTCAAAGAGAACATAACTAACGCATTTGACCCCACTCCTCCCTCTGACGGTCATGAATTTGCCAACTACGACATTTTCAATGTGTCCCCAAACGCGAATGCCACTTCTAGCAACGGCATTTACAGGCTGAAGTTCAACACAACGGTGGATCTCATACTTCAAAATGCCAACACcatgaacaaaaacaacagcGAGACGCATCCCTGGCACCTTCACGGGCACGACTTTTGGGTTCTTGGGTATGGGAAGGGAAAGTTTGACGCCAACAATGATACGAAAAAGTATAATTTGGAGAATCCCATAATGAAGAATACGGTTCCGGTTCACCCCTTTGGTTGGACAGCGCTGAGGTTTAGGTCGGATAACCCTGGCGTGTGGGCTTTCCATTGCCATATTGAGTCTCACTTCTACATGGGCATGGGAGTGGTTTTTGAAGAAGGAATTGAAAGGGTTGGGAAGCTCCCTTCATCCATCATGGGTTGCGGTCAAACTAAAAGTTTTCATAGGCCATAA
- the LOC106759081 gene encoding fasciclin-like arabinogalactan protein 21 → MENSFSLRFALLCVASFLAILYGTNVTATTATPATTATNQGFQAPFPPSNPPPTPHNIQEHSFFSHTALLPPILSHLGFHELATAAPSLSDAATTASSAWNGPSTIFAPSDASLRSCVSCSVPNLLREHIVPGLFTIDYLRKLTFGTKIETLSAGRCITVTSETHHRNTNTNTNTNNTVAAAKVFIGGVEITQPDLFNNGMVVVHGLQGFVSPLSPFSCEVERMTSLSFPFHPDHRSGHGQHHLHSNNAAAQPSMMRLMLRDAMLRLRNNGFSILALAMKVKYAELVTLNNMTVFAVDDISIFSGSHAYISNVRFHIVPNHYLSIADLEKLPVGTALPTLERGQPLIITTSGGGEMSAPMRINYVRLKVADLIRNVKIVVHSVYLPFPHINPVAAVYDTIVGGEGASEGESDVSDSAEQMPQGTCSALDGHGSCVTGVTPMPHVKAMVEIEDHHGL, encoded by the exons ATGGAAAATTCCTTCTCCCTGCGATTCGCGCTTCTCTGCGTCGCGTCTTTCCTTGCCATACTCTACGGCACCAATGTCACGGCCACAACCGCCACCCctgccaccaccgccaccaACCAAGGATTCCAAGCTCCCTTCCCGCCATCCAATCCTCCACCAACTCCGCACAATATCCAAGAACACTCGTTCTTTTCTCACACCGCGCTCCTCCCTCCGATCTTATCTCACCTCGGCTTCCACGAGCTGGCAACGGCGGCACCGTCGCTGTCCGACGCAGCAACCACCGCTTCCTCAGCCTGGAACGGTCCTTCCACAATCTTCGCTCCCTCCGATGCTTCTCTCCGCTCCTGCGTTTCTTGCTCCGTCCCGAACCTCCTCCGCGAACACATTGTTCCCGGCCTCTTCACCATCGATTATCTCCGGAAACTTACTTTCGGCACCAAGATTGAGACCTTGAGTGCAGGACGTTGCATCACTGTTACCTCCGAGACGCATCATCGGAACACCAACACCAATACCAACACCAACAACACCGTGGCCGCCGCAAAG GTTTTCATAGGCGGTGTGGAGATCACGCAACCGGATCTCTTCAACAACGGCATGGTAGTTGTTCACGGCCTTCAAGGTTTCGTCTCCCCTCTATCCCCGTTCTCTTGCGAGGTGGAGAGGATGACATCGCTCTCGTTTCCGTTCCATCCGGATCACCGTTCTGGTCACGGTCAGCATCATCTCCACTCTAACAACGCGGCCGCGCAACCTTCTATGATGCGCTTGATGCTCCGAGACGCGATGCTCAGACTCCGCAACAACGGCTTCAGCATCCTCGCCCTGGCGATGAAGGTTAAGTACGCGGAGCTCGTGACGCTCAACAACATGACTGTGTTCGCCGTCGACGACATCTCCATCTTCTCCGGTTCTCACGCTTACATCAGTAACGTCAGGTTCCACATCGTGCCGAACCATTACCTGTCGATTGCGGATCTCGAGAAGCTTCCGGTCGGAACTGCTCTGCCAACGCTGGAACGAGGTCAGCCGCTCATCATCACGACCTCCGGCGGAGGAGAGATGTCGGCACCAATGAGGATTAACTACGTGAGGCTTAAGGTTGCGGATTTGATCCGCAACGTGAAGATAGTGGTGCACAGTGTGTATTTACCGTTTCCGCATATCAATCCTGTGGCTGCTGTTTATGATACTATCGTAGGCGGTGAAGGAGCCTCAGAAGGAGAGAGTGATGTTTCAGATTCTGCAGAACAGATGCCACAGGGAACTTGTTCTGCTCTTGATGGACATGGAAGTTGCGTCACTGGTGTGACTCCAATGCCTCACGTCAAGGCAATGGTGGAGATTGAAGACCACCATGGCCTGTGA
- the LOC106764784 gene encoding LOW QUALITY PROTEIN: photosynthetic NDH subunit of lumenal location 4, chloroplastic (The sequence of the model RefSeq protein was modified relative to this genomic sequence to represent the inferred CDS: inserted 1 base in 1 codon), with protein sequence MALSLCSGVRVPYCSPSCFWKPNGKNCEAPTKLPCAVHSNKNPLVGMGIGLVTAWVMGLTALDADATRIEYYATVGEPLCEYKYVKSGLGYCDIVEGFGVEAPLGELINVHYTARFADGIVFDSSYKRGRSLTMRIGVGKVIKGLDQGILGGEGVPPMRIGGKRKLQIPPQLAYGPEPAGCFSGDCNIPANATLLYDVNFVELYSGXQIEVNELETDQIHICI encoded by the exons ATGGCACTCTCACTGTGTTCCGGTGTTCGCGTTCCTTATTGCTCTCCTTCGTGTTTTTGGAAACCGAATGGTAAGAATTGCGAAGCGCCTACTAAGTTGCCATGTGCAGTTCACAGTAACAAAAATCCATTGGTTGGAATGGGTATTGGGTTGGTAACGGCTTGGGTGATGGGTTTAACGGCATTGGACGCGGACGCCACAAGAATCGAATACTACGCTACCGTTGGAGAGCCTTTGTGTGAGTACAAGTATGTGAAGTCTGGCCTCGGTTACTGTGATATTGTTGAGGGCTTCGGTGTAGAAGCTCCACTCGGTGAGCTTATCAAT GTTCACTATACTGCGAGATTTGCCGATGGAATAGTGTTTGATAGCAGCTACAAACGTGGTAGATCTCTCACCATGCGCATTGGTGTTGGCAAG GTAATCAAGGGACTGGATCAGGGAATTTTAGGGGGTGAAGGAGTACCTCCAATGCGGATag GTGGTAAACGCAAACTGCAGATTCCTCCACAGTTAGCATATGGCCCTGAACCTGCGGGGTGCTTCTCAG GTGACTGCAACATACCCGCCAATGCCACTCTTCTGTATGATGTTAATTTTGTTGAGCTTTATTCGG AACAGATCGAAGTGAACGAACTCGAAACTGATCAGATACATATATGCATATGA
- the LOC106767355 gene encoding heavy metal-associated isoprenylated plant protein 23, with product MGVGGTLEYLSDLMGSGYQQRKKKKKQFQTVELKVRMDCDGCELKVKNALSSLSGVKSVEINRKQQKVTVSGYVEANKVLKKAKSTGKKAEIWPYVPYNLVAHPYAVAAYDKKAPPGYVRRVEIAANTGTITRYEDPYVTMFSDENPNACSIM from the exons ATGGGAGTTGGAGGCACACTGGAATACTTGTCTGATCTAATGGGTAGTGGGTATCagcagaggaagaaaaagaagaagcagtTTCAGACGGTGGAGTTGAAGGTGAGGATGGATTGTGATGGATGTGAGCTTAAGGTGAAGAACGCCCTCTCTTCGCTGAGCG GAGTGAAATCTGTGGAGATAAACCGTAAACAGCAGAAAGTGACAGTAAGTGGGTATGTTGAAGCAAACAAGGTGTTGAAGAAGGCGAAGTCAACAGGGAAAAAGGCTGAGATTTGGCCGTATGTGCCATACAATTTGGTGGCACATCCATATGCAGTTGCAGCTTATGATAAGAAGGCTCCTCCTGGTTATGTGAGGAGAGTGGAGATTGCTGCTAACACTGGAACAATCACAAGATATGAAGACCCTTACGTCACCATGTTCAGTGATGAAAACCCAAATGCCTGCTCTATCATGTAG